In Nocardia sputorum, a single genomic region encodes these proteins:
- a CDS encoding YybH family protein: MDRAAVETWVAGYERAWRSAGTELLADLFAADAGYLVSPWARPLTGLHALAEFWESGRDGPGEPFTMRSSVVAVDGDTAVVRVEVDYARDTPARWRDLWILRFDEGGRCVWFEEWPFAPGQPDGH, translated from the coding sequence GTGGACCGAGCAGCCGTCGAAACATGGGTGGCCGGATACGAGCGCGCCTGGCGGTCGGCGGGCACGGAACTACTCGCCGACCTGTTCGCCGCGGACGCGGGATACCTCGTCTCGCCATGGGCGCGGCCGCTGACCGGTCTGCACGCGCTCGCCGAATTCTGGGAAAGCGGCCGCGACGGGCCCGGCGAGCCCTTCACCATGCGGTCGAGCGTCGTCGCGGTGGACGGGGACACGGCGGTGGTCCGGGTGGAGGTGGACTACGCGCGGGATACTCCCGCACGGTGGCGTGACCTGTGGATCCTGCGCTTCGACGAGGGTGGCCGCTGTGTGTGGTTCGAAGAGTGGCCGTTCGCGCCCGGGCAGCCGGACGGGCACTGA
- a CDS encoding DUF6912 family protein: protein MRVYIPATVPMLRELVDSRELAPVGGTAFAVTPALREAYASGDDEELGEVAMNEAARASLRLLAAERDAIGSAEGSDDEAAPVAGGSPVYRRAVIAADVTGAKLRPDLDDAVVRLAGPIRYQQIASVHVDLADAEPQVAKAVDVVDAADLGDADAEFVLGDAEDHQLAWYAAQELPFLLELL, encoded by the coding sequence CTGCGGGTCTACATCCCGGCTACGGTGCCGATGCTGCGCGAGCTGGTCGACAGCCGGGAGCTGGCCCCCGTCGGCGGGACCGCGTTCGCGGTGACACCCGCGCTGCGCGAGGCGTACGCCTCCGGCGACGACGAGGAGCTGGGTGAGGTCGCCATGAACGAAGCCGCCCGCGCGTCGCTGCGGCTGCTCGCGGCCGAACGCGACGCGATCGGATCGGCGGAGGGCTCCGACGACGAGGCCGCGCCGGTCGCGGGCGGCAGCCCGGTCTACCGCCGCGCGGTGATCGCCGCCGACGTGACCGGCGCCAAGCTGCGCCCCGACCTCGACGACGCGGTGGTCCGGCTGGCGGGTCCGATCCGCTACCAGCAGATCGCCTCGGTGCACGTCGATCTGGCCGACGCCGAACCGCAGGTGGCCAAGGCCGTCGACGTGGTGGACGCGGCCGACCTCGGCGACGCCGACGCGGAGTTCGTCCTCGGGGACGCCGAAGACCATCAATTGGCCTGGTACGCGGCCCAGGAGCTGCCGTTCCTGCTCGAACTGCTCTGA
- a CDS encoding fatty acid desaturase family protein has product MAITDIKAFAHLTTADIETLGQELDSVRRSVELSRGERDAKYIRRAIAAQRGLEVAARAVLFGSRNRWAWLAGTALLSVAKIIENMELGHNVSHGQWDWMNDPEIHSSSWEWDMTGPSAQWRRAHNYSHHTYTNVLGKDEDLGFGILRMTRDEQWRPIHLVQPLANLLLAATFEWGIALHDWSIEKELSDTPRWEIASEPNVAFARKICRQVAKDFLIHPALTGPAFKHTLKANATANLVRNLWAYAVIFCGHFPDGAEKFTIEQLEDETSGEWYLRQMLGSANFKAGPAMAFMSGNLCYQIEHHLFPDLPSNRYPEIAVRVRELCDKYDLPYTTGSLGKQYLLAFRTIHKLALPDRFLKATADNAPETSSERKFAGITLPSLGTESTHWLRVDPETGKRRGLRSALHEAKIVLREKARQEKEMLREAKAALKEKAEHERQVLRGAKVALQERARHEQAALREKAMRDKRFRFKRRAT; this is encoded by the coding sequence GTGGCCATCACCGACATCAAGGCGTTCGCGCACCTCACGACAGCCGATATCGAGACACTGGGTCAGGAACTCGATTCCGTCCGGCGTTCGGTGGAGCTGTCCCGTGGCGAGCGGGACGCGAAGTACATCCGGCGCGCGATCGCGGCGCAACGCGGTCTCGAGGTAGCGGCTCGCGCCGTGCTGTTCGGCAGCCGCAATCGCTGGGCCTGGCTGGCCGGCACGGCGTTGCTGTCGGTGGCCAAGATCATCGAGAACATGGAGCTCGGGCACAACGTCAGCCACGGGCAATGGGACTGGATGAACGATCCGGAAATCCACTCCAGCTCGTGGGAATGGGACATGACAGGTCCCTCCGCGCAGTGGCGCCGGGCGCACAACTACTCCCACCACACCTACACCAACGTGCTCGGCAAGGACGAGGACCTCGGGTTCGGCATCCTCCGGATGACCCGCGACGAGCAGTGGCGGCCGATCCACCTGGTGCAGCCGCTGGCGAATCTACTGCTCGCCGCGACCTTCGAGTGGGGCATCGCGCTGCACGACTGGAGCATCGAAAAGGAGCTGTCGGACACGCCGCGCTGGGAGATCGCCTCGGAGCCGAACGTGGCGTTCGCCCGCAAGATCTGCCGCCAGGTGGCCAAGGACTTCCTCATCCATCCCGCGCTCACGGGCCCGGCGTTCAAGCACACGCTGAAGGCCAACGCGACGGCGAACCTGGTGCGCAACCTGTGGGCGTACGCGGTGATCTTCTGCGGCCACTTCCCCGACGGCGCGGAGAAGTTCACCATCGAGCAGCTGGAGGACGAGACCAGCGGCGAGTGGTATCTGCGCCAGATGCTCGGCAGCGCGAACTTCAAGGCCGGGCCCGCCATGGCGTTCATGAGCGGCAACCTCTGCTACCAGATCGAGCACCACCTGTTCCCCGATCTGCCGAGCAACCGCTACCCGGAGATCGCGGTGCGGGTGCGCGAGCTGTGCGACAAGTACGACCTGCCCTACACCACCGGGTCGCTGGGCAAGCAGTATCTGCTCGCCTTCCGCACGATCCACAAGCTGGCGCTGCCGGACCGGTTCCTCAAGGCGACCGCCGACAATGCGCCGGAGACCTCCTCGGAACGCAAGTTCGCCGGTATCACGCTGCCGTCGCTCGGCACGGAGTCCACGCACTGGTTGCGCGTCGATCCCGAGACCGGCAAGCGGCGCGGCCTGCGTTCGGCGCTGCACGAGGCGAAGATCGTGCTGCGAGAGAAGGCGCGGCAGGAGAAGGAGATGCTCCGCGAGGCCAAGGCAGCCTTGAAGGAGAAGGCCGAGCACGAGCGGCAGGTGCTACGCGGGGCCAAGGTCGCACTGCAGGAACGGGCCCGCCACGAACAAGCCGCGCTGCGCGAGAAAGCCATGCGCGACAAGCGTTTCCGCTTCAAGCGAAGGGCGACCTAA
- the aroA gene encoding 3-phosphoshikimate 1-carboxyvinyltransferase gives MNFWPAPHVEVPVHATVTLPGSKSITNRALILAALADGPSTITGALRSRDTNLMIAALRALGTGIEGAKDTLTVTPAPLGGGTVDCGLAGTVMRFLPPVAALAAGEVAFDGDEQARIRPLRTILEALRALGADIDGDTLPFTVRGKGALRGGTVTIDASGSSQFVSGLLLSAAHFDEGLVVHHDGKALPSMPHIEMTVEMLRRADVRVHAPADSFKAQTWTVEHGPIRAVDWEVEPDLSNATPFLAAAAVTAGTVSIPHWPRLTTQPGDVIREILVRMGAEARIFDGVLTVHGPDRLAGIDIDLHDVGELTPTVAALAALADSPSVLRGISHLRGHETDRLAALSTEINRLGGKVTETEDGLEIVPADLHGGKWHSYADHRMATAGAILGLRVPGVEIEDIGTTAKTLPNFVALWERMLEPTPSDEGAAH, from the coding sequence GTGAACTTCTGGCCAGCGCCCCATGTCGAGGTCCCCGTACACGCGACCGTGACCCTGCCCGGATCGAAATCGATCACGAACCGGGCGCTCATCCTGGCCGCTCTGGCCGACGGCCCTTCCACGATCACCGGGGCGCTGCGCAGCCGGGACACGAATCTGATGATCGCCGCGCTGCGCGCGCTCGGCACGGGCATCGAGGGCGCAAAGGACACGCTGACCGTCACCCCGGCGCCGCTGGGCGGCGGCACGGTCGACTGCGGGCTCGCCGGCACAGTGATGCGCTTCCTGCCGCCGGTCGCCGCGCTGGCGGCGGGCGAGGTCGCGTTCGACGGTGACGAACAGGCCAGGATCCGTCCGCTGCGCACCATCCTGGAGGCGCTGCGCGCGCTCGGCGCCGACATCGACGGCGACACGCTGCCGTTCACGGTGCGCGGCAAGGGCGCGCTGCGCGGCGGCACCGTGACGATCGACGCGTCCGGGTCCTCGCAGTTCGTCTCGGGTCTGCTGCTGTCGGCCGCGCACTTCGACGAAGGGCTGGTGGTGCACCACGACGGCAAGGCGCTGCCCTCGATGCCGCACATCGAGATGACGGTGGAGATGTTGCGCCGCGCCGACGTACGGGTGCACGCACCCGCCGACAGCTTCAAGGCACAGACCTGGACCGTGGAGCACGGGCCGATCCGCGCGGTGGACTGGGAGGTGGAGCCGGACCTGTCCAACGCCACCCCGTTCCTGGCCGCGGCCGCGGTCACCGCCGGCACGGTCAGCATCCCGCACTGGCCGCGCCTGACCACCCAGCCGGGTGACGTGATCCGCGAGATCCTCGTGCGCATGGGCGCGGAAGCGCGCATCTTCGACGGCGTGCTCACCGTGCACGGGCCCGACCGGCTCGCGGGCATCGATATCGACCTGCACGACGTGGGCGAGCTGACGCCCACTGTCGCCGCGCTGGCCGCGCTGGCCGACTCCCCGTCCGTGCTGCGCGGCATCTCCCATCTGCGCGGTCACGAGACCGACCGGCTGGCGGCGCTTTCCACCGAGATCAACCGCCTCGGCGGCAAGGTCACCGAGACCGAGGACGGACTGGAGATCGTGCCCGCCGACCTGCACGGCGGCAAGTGGCATTCCTACGCCGACCACCGAATGGCCACGGCGGGAGCCATTCTCGGCCTGCGTGTGCCCGGCGTCGAGATCGAGGACATCGGTACCACGGCGAAGACCCTGCCGAACTTCGTCGCCCTCTGGGAGCGCATGCTCGAGCCCACGCCATCCGACGAAGGAGCGGCGCACTGA
- a CDS encoding ferredoxin reductase, with protein sequence MGSKLGSFSVRSVRAWLEAPAASVAERGGKLNVLRGAVARVTTPLLPDDYLHLANPLWSARELRGRVVEVRKETADSATLVIQPGWGFDFKYQPGQYIGIGLLVDGRWHWRSYSLTCPPDWSVPGHGGKRLISIAVKAMPEGFLSSHLVSGVPVGTVVRLAAPQGGFVLPYPPPGKVLFLTAGSGITPVMSMLRALDRRELFTDVAHLHSARTADDVMFGAELQALTERNPGFDTRLHLTAERGKFALADLDTQFPDWRERDTWACGPAGMLDEIENHWRAAGLSDRLHVERFEIERSAIGEGGTVTFGKTGRTVAADGATSLLEAGESAGVQMPFGCRMGICQTCVVTLSSGYARDLRNGEERREGDKVQTCISAAAGDCTLDV encoded by the coding sequence ATGGGTTCGAAACTTGGAAGCTTCTCCGTGCGAAGCGTGCGCGCGTGGCTGGAGGCGCCGGCCGCGAGCGTAGCCGAGCGCGGCGGGAAGCTGAACGTGCTGCGCGGCGCCGTCGCGCGGGTGACCACGCCGTTGCTGCCCGACGATTACCTGCACCTGGCCAACCCGCTGTGGTCGGCGCGCGAACTGCGCGGGCGCGTCGTGGAGGTGCGCAAGGAGACGGCCGACTCGGCGACGCTGGTGATCCAGCCGGGGTGGGGCTTCGATTTCAAATACCAGCCCGGCCAGTACATCGGCATCGGCCTCCTGGTGGACGGACGCTGGCATTGGCGCTCGTATTCGCTGACCTGTCCGCCGGACTGGTCGGTGCCCGGGCACGGCGGCAAGCGGCTGATCTCCATCGCCGTGAAGGCGATGCCGGAAGGCTTCCTGTCCAGTCATCTGGTCAGCGGTGTGCCGGTCGGCACCGTCGTGCGGCTGGCCGCGCCGCAGGGCGGATTCGTCCTGCCGTACCCGCCGCCGGGGAAAGTGCTGTTCCTCACTGCGGGCAGCGGTATCACCCCGGTGATGTCCATGCTGCGTGCGCTGGACCGCCGCGAGCTGTTCACCGATGTGGCACACCTGCACTCCGCCCGCACCGCGGACGACGTGATGTTCGGTGCGGAACTGCAGGCGCTGACCGAGCGCAACCCGGGCTTCGATACCCGCCTGCATCTCACCGCCGAGCGGGGCAAGTTCGCGCTCGCCGATCTCGACACCCAGTTCCCGGATTGGCGCGAACGCGACACGTGGGCATGCGGCCCGGCCGGGATGCTCGACGAGATCGAGAACCACTGGCGCGCCGCGGGCCTGTCGGACCGCCTGCACGTGGAACGCTTCGAGATCGAGCGCTCCGCGATCGGCGAGGGCGGCACGGTCACCTTCGGCAAGACCGGACGCACCGTCGCGGCGGACGGCGCGACCAGCCTGCTCGAGGCCGGCGAGTCCGCCGGCGTGCAGATGCCGTTCGGCTGCCGGATGGGCATTTGCCAGACCTGTGTGGTCACGTTGAGTTCCGGCTACGCGCGCGACCTGCGCAACGGTGAGGAGCGCCGCGAAGGCGACAAGGTGCAGACCTGCATCTCGGCCGCGGCGGGCGACTGCACCCTGGACGTGTAG
- the secA gene encoding preprotein translocase subunit SecA: MPALTLTRLLRIGEGRVVKRLSHFADQVLALEPEYEDLSDAELRAKTDEFRERYAEMVEDGETDPLGQLMAEAFAVAREASWRVLSQKHYKVQVMGGAALHTGNIAEMKTGEGKTLTCVLPAYLNAISGDGVHVVTVNDYLAKRDAEWMGRVHRFLGLEVGVILGGMSPAQRRVAYGADITYGTNNEFGFDYLRDNMTHSLDDLVQRGHNFAIVDEVDSILIDEARTPLIISGPADASSKWYAEFARIAPLLKKDLHYEVDIKKRTIGVHEAGVEFVEDQLGIDNLYEAANSPLVSYLNNAIKAKELYTRDKDYIVRDGEVIIVDEFTGRILVGRRYNEGMHQAIEAKEGVEIQPENQTLATITLQNYFRLYDKLSGMTGTAETEAAELHQIYNLGVVPIPTNKPMIRADQSDLIYKTEEAKFSAVVDDVTERHEKGQPVLIGTTSVERSEYLSKQFTKRGIPHNVLNAKYHEKEAEIIAEAGRPGAVTVATNMAGRGTDIVLGGNPDIIADILLRKQGFDPVETPEEYERAWLPTLDQVKAQTAEDAEAVRDAGGLYVLGTERHESRRIDNQLRGRSGRQGDPGESRFYLSLGDELMRRFNGAALEAIMTRLNLPDDVPIEAKMVSKAIKSAQTQVEQQNFEIRKNVLKYDEVMNQQRTVIYGERDRILRGEDMEGQVQNMITDVITAYVDGATAEGYVEDWDLDKLWTALKTLYPVGLDYRDLTGETEVGEAGELTREELLDALLDDAHAAYERREAEIDGLAGEGSMRNLERQVLLSVLDRKWREHLYEMDYLKEGIGLRAMAQRDPLVEYQREGFDMFTAMLEGLKEESVGFLFNLQVEVQQPQPEGVAVGPGLRSPVGAAPAPLPTEEARVANGHAAPAALRARGIDDTAPRGFSYSGPDEGGRAAVHSDTEEYGVDGGPQPTRRERREAARAEAKGRRGPKSRRRH; encoded by the coding sequence GTGCCTGCGCTGACACTGACGAGGTTGCTACGGATTGGTGAGGGTCGCGTGGTCAAGCGGCTCTCGCATTTCGCCGACCAGGTCCTCGCCCTCGAACCGGAGTACGAGGATCTCAGCGACGCGGAGCTACGGGCCAAAACGGACGAGTTCCGCGAGCGCTACGCCGAGATGGTCGAGGACGGCGAGACCGATCCGCTCGGCCAGCTGATGGCCGAGGCGTTCGCCGTCGCGCGGGAGGCGTCCTGGCGGGTGCTCAGCCAGAAGCACTACAAGGTGCAGGTCATGGGCGGCGCCGCGCTCCACACCGGCAACATCGCCGAGATGAAGACCGGTGAGGGCAAGACCCTGACCTGTGTGCTGCCCGCCTACCTGAACGCGATCAGCGGCGACGGCGTGCACGTCGTCACGGTGAACGACTACCTGGCCAAGCGCGACGCGGAGTGGATGGGCCGCGTGCACCGCTTCCTCGGCCTCGAGGTGGGCGTGATCCTGGGCGGCATGAGCCCCGCGCAGCGGCGGGTGGCCTACGGCGCCGACATCACCTACGGCACGAACAACGAGTTCGGCTTCGACTACCTGCGCGACAACATGACGCACTCGCTGGACGACCTGGTGCAGCGCGGGCACAACTTCGCGATCGTCGACGAGGTCGACTCCATCCTCATCGACGAGGCGCGCACCCCGCTGATCATCTCCGGGCCCGCCGACGCCTCCTCGAAGTGGTACGCCGAGTTCGCGCGTATCGCGCCGCTGCTGAAGAAGGACTTGCACTACGAGGTCGACATCAAGAAGCGCACGATCGGCGTGCACGAGGCGGGTGTCGAGTTCGTCGAGGACCAGCTCGGCATCGACAACCTCTACGAGGCCGCCAACTCGCCGCTGGTGAGCTACCTGAACAACGCTATCAAGGCCAAGGAGCTCTACACCCGCGACAAGGACTACATCGTCCGCGACGGCGAGGTGATCATCGTCGACGAGTTCACCGGCCGCATCCTGGTCGGCCGGCGCTACAACGAGGGCATGCACCAGGCGATCGAGGCCAAGGAAGGGGTGGAGATCCAGCCGGAGAACCAGACCCTGGCCACGATCACCCTGCAGAACTACTTCCGCCTCTACGACAAGCTCTCCGGCATGACCGGCACCGCCGAGACCGAGGCCGCCGAGCTGCACCAGATCTACAACCTCGGCGTGGTCCCCATCCCGACCAACAAGCCGATGATCCGCGCCGACCAGTCCGACCTGATCTACAAGACGGAGGAGGCCAAGTTCTCCGCCGTGGTCGACGACGTCACCGAGCGGCACGAAAAGGGCCAGCCGGTGCTGATCGGTACCACCAGCGTCGAACGCTCGGAGTACCTGTCCAAGCAGTTCACCAAGCGCGGCATCCCGCACAACGTGCTGAACGCGAAGTACCACGAGAAGGAAGCCGAGATCATCGCCGAGGCGGGCCGCCCGGGCGCGGTGACCGTCGCGACGAACATGGCGGGCCGCGGTACCGACATCGTGCTCGGCGGCAACCCGGACATCATCGCCGACATCCTGCTGCGCAAGCAGGGCTTCGACCCGGTGGAGACGCCGGAGGAGTACGAGCGCGCCTGGCTGCCCACGCTGGACCAGGTCAAAGCCCAGACCGCCGAGGACGCCGAGGCGGTGCGCGACGCGGGCGGCCTCTACGTGCTGGGCACCGAGCGGCACGAGTCGCGCCGCATCGACAACCAGTTGCGCGGCCGCTCCGGCCGGCAGGGCGACCCGGGCGAGTCCCGGTTCTACCTCTCGCTGGGTGACGAGCTGATGCGCCGGTTCAACGGCGCCGCGCTGGAAGCGATCATGACGCGGCTGAACCTGCCCGACGACGTGCCGATCGAGGCCAAGATGGTGTCCAAGGCCATCAAGAGCGCGCAGACGCAGGTCGAGCAGCAGAACTTCGAGATCCGGAAGAACGTCCTCAAGTACGACGAGGTGATGAACCAGCAGCGCACCGTGATCTACGGCGAGCGCGACCGGATCCTGCGCGGTGAGGACATGGAGGGTCAGGTCCAGAACATGATCACCGACGTGATCACCGCGTACGTGGACGGCGCCACCGCGGAGGGCTACGTCGAGGACTGGGATCTGGACAAGCTGTGGACGGCGCTGAAGACGCTGTACCCGGTGGGCCTGGACTACCGGGACCTGACCGGCGAGACCGAGGTCGGCGAGGCGGGCGAGCTGACGCGTGAGGAGTTGCTCGACGCGTTGCTGGACGACGCGCACGCGGCTTACGAGCGCCGCGAGGCCGAGATCGACGGCTTGGCGGGCGAGGGCAGCATGCGCAACCTGGAACGGCAGGTGCTGCTTTCGGTGCTCGACCGCAAGTGGCGTGAGCACCTCTACGAGATGGACTACCTCAAGGAGGGCATCGGCCTGCGCGCGATGGCGCAGCGCGACCCGCTGGTGGAATACCAGCGCGAGGGTTTCGACATGTTCACCGCGATGCTCGAGGGGCTCAAGGAGGAGTCGGTCGGCTTCCTGTTCAACTTGCAGGTCGAGGTGCAGCAGCCGCAGCCGGAAGGCGTCGCCGTCGGCCCCGGCCTGCGTTCGCCGGTCGGAGCCGCCCCCGCACCGCTGCCCACCGAGGAGGCTCGGGTCGCCAACGGGCATGCCGCGCCGGCGGCCTTGCGCGCCAGGGGTATCGATGACACCGCGCCGCGCGGTTTCAGCTACTCCGGCCCGGACGAGGGCGGCCGGGCCGCGGTGCACAGCGACACCGAGGAATACGGCGTGGACGGTGGTCCGCAGCCCACCCGCCGCGAGCGCCGCGAGGCGGCCCGCGCGGAGGCGAAAGGAAGGCGCGGGCCGAAGTCCCGCCGCCGCCACTGA
- the rsgA gene encoding ribosome small subunit-dependent GTPase A produces MSRGRRTAASYDESDVRVRPGRSSRPRTKTRPQHSDAEPAMVVSVDRGRWGCVLDGDPERRIVAMRARELGRTPIVVGDQVDVVGDLSGRPDTLARIVRVADRRTVLRRTADDTDPYERIVVGNAERLFIVVALADPPPRTGFVERAMVAAYAGGLQPVLCLTKHDLAADSEFAESFDDLDLTIVYGGIDDPLEPVLDLLTDHLTALIGHSGVGKSTLVNRLVPEAERAVGEVSGVGKGKHTSTQSVALPLPGGGWVIDTPGVRSFGLAHITPDDVIAAFTDLADAIEDCPRGCTHLGPPADPECALDELSGKERRVAAIRLLLVALTSNDPW; encoded by the coding sequence CTGAGCCGGGGGCGACGAACCGCGGCCAGCTACGACGAATCCGACGTGCGGGTTCGGCCGGGGCGTAGCTCCCGTCCCCGCACCAAGACCCGGCCGCAGCACAGCGATGCCGAACCGGCCATGGTGGTCTCCGTCGACCGCGGCCGCTGGGGATGCGTGCTCGACGGCGATCCGGAGCGCCGCATCGTCGCGATGCGGGCCCGGGAGCTGGGCCGCACCCCGATCGTGGTCGGCGACCAGGTGGACGTGGTCGGCGACCTGTCCGGGCGGCCGGACACCCTCGCCCGCATCGTCCGGGTCGCCGACCGCCGGACGGTGTTGCGCCGCACCGCCGACGACACCGATCCGTACGAGCGAATCGTGGTCGGCAACGCGGAGCGGCTGTTCATCGTGGTCGCGCTCGCCGACCCGCCGCCGCGCACCGGTTTCGTGGAACGGGCGATGGTCGCCGCGTACGCCGGTGGGCTGCAACCGGTGCTGTGCCTGACCAAACACGATCTGGCCGCAGATTCCGAATTCGCCGAGTCTTTCGACGATCTCGATCTCACCATCGTCTACGGCGGCATCGACGATCCGCTCGAGCCCGTCCTGGATCTGCTCACCGACCACCTCACCGCGCTGATCGGTCACTCCGGTGTGGGCAAATCCACGCTGGTGAATCGTCTTGTGCCGGAGGCGGAGCGGGCCGTCGGCGAGGTGTCCGGGGTGGGCAAGGGCAAGCACACCTCCACGCAGTCGGTCGCGCTCCCGCTGCCCGGCGGCGGCTGGGTCATCGACACACCGGGCGTGCGGTCGTTCGGCCTGGCGCACATCACCCCGGACGACGTCATCGCCGCTTTCACCGATCTCGCCGATGCCATCGAGGACTGCCCGCGAGGCTGCACCCATCTGGGGCCGCCCGCCGACCCCGAATGCGCGCTGGACGAGTTGTCCGGCAAGGAACGCCGGGTTGCCGCCATCCGCCTCCTGCTCGTCGCCCTGACGTCCAACGACCCCTGGTAG
- a CDS encoding WS/DGAT/MGAT family O-acyltransferase, which yields MITRLTPQDTAFYRLESSSNPIHIGSLAIVRNTDPGDSSGRPILDYDRLVDLVESRLPLVPRYRRKVREIPLSLGRPVWVEDSRFDITYHIRRSALPGPGTDEQLHELVARLTSHPLDPARPLWEMYLIERLSEGRCAIFTKTHSALVDGDTALEIGHVILDAGPAPRDLAGDDWIAPREPGDIELLVGALAQLAAQPRRTLEVARDASAGAFAMLGTAGRAVESVVAAVRTAATGAPASPLNTRTSRNRRFDVVRTDLADYRTIRARFGCSINDAILAVVTGALRNWLLSRGEALTESSTLRAVVPMSVYVEGTDGDQARSASEVSSFLIDLPVGEPSPVMRLSHIAHATELNGRQRRGVRARTLVHLAGFAPASLHAMSVRAASTFAEHTFNLVITNAPGPQAPMYIGGARMLEMYPVSPLLRNQASSIGITSYDGRVFYGLNADRDAMADIGVLATAVRDSMEEMLGACV from the coding sequence GTGATCACGAGACTGACGCCGCAGGACACGGCCTTCTACCGGCTCGAGTCGAGTAGCAACCCGATCCATATCGGCTCTCTCGCGATCGTGCGGAACACCGACCCGGGCGACAGCTCGGGCCGGCCGATTCTGGACTACGACCGGCTGGTGGACCTGGTCGAGAGCAGGCTCCCGCTGGTGCCGAGGTACCGGCGCAAAGTGCGGGAGATCCCGCTGTCGCTCGGACGACCGGTCTGGGTCGAGGACAGCCGGTTCGACATCACCTACCACATCCGCCGTTCCGCGCTCCCCGGCCCTGGCACCGACGAACAACTGCACGAACTGGTCGCGCGGCTCACCTCGCACCCCTTGGATCCGGCCCGGCCGCTGTGGGAGATGTACCTGATCGAGCGGCTGTCGGAGGGCCGCTGCGCCATTTTCACCAAGACCCATTCCGCCCTGGTGGACGGGGACACCGCGCTGGAGATCGGCCACGTGATCCTCGACGCGGGCCCAGCGCCGCGCGACTTGGCCGGCGACGACTGGATCGCGCCACGCGAACCCGGCGACATCGAGCTGCTGGTCGGCGCGCTGGCCCAGCTCGCCGCGCAACCGCGCAGGACGCTGGAAGTGGCCAGGGACGCGAGCGCGGGTGCGTTCGCGATGCTCGGGACGGCGGGTAGAGCGGTCGAATCGGTGGTCGCGGCGGTGCGCACCGCGGCGACCGGCGCGCCCGCCAGCCCCCTGAACACCCGCACCTCGCGCAACCGCCGCTTCGACGTGGTGCGCACCGACCTGGCGGACTACCGCACCATCCGCGCTCGGTTCGGCTGCTCGATCAACGACGCCATCCTCGCGGTGGTCACCGGCGCCCTGCGCAACTGGCTGCTCTCGCGCGGGGAAGCGCTCACCGAATCCAGCACGCTGCGGGCGGTGGTGCCGATGTCGGTGTACGTCGAGGGGACCGACGGCGACCAAGCGCGCTCGGCGAGCGAGGTGTCCTCGTTCCTGATCGATCTGCCGGTGGGCGAACCGAGTCCGGTGATGCGGCTGTCGCACATCGCGCACGCCACCGAACTCAACGGGCGTCAGCGGCGCGGAGTCCGCGCGCGCACCCTGGTGCATCTGGCCGGTTTCGCTCCGGCCAGCCTGCATGCGATGAGTGTGCGCGCGGCGAGTACGTTCGCAGAACACACGTTCAATCTGGTGATCACCAACGCGCCGGGTCCGCAAGCGCCGATGTACATCGGCGGCGCGCGGATGCTGGAGATGTACCCGGTGTCGCCACTGCTGCGCAATCAGGCGTCGAGTATCGGGATCACGTCCTATGACGGACGCGTCTTCTACGGTCTCAACGCCGACCGCGACGCGATGGCCGACATCGGCGTGCTCGCCACGGCGGTGCGCGATTCCATGGAGGAGATGCTCGGTGCCTGCGTCTGA